In the Natronoglycomyces albus genome, CCAAGGTTGTCGCCGGAAAACACCGCTCGATCAAGGGAATGGACCTGGTTGACAAGGTCGTGGGAGTTGACCAGTCGCCCATCGGGCGTACCCCGCGATCCAACCCCGCCACCTATACCGGCGTGTTCGACAAGGTGCGAAAGCTGTTCTCGGAGACCCCGGAGTCGAAGGTGCGCGGCTGGGGGCCAGGTCGGTTCTCGTTCAACGTCAAAGGTGGCCGGTGTGAGGCGTGCAGCGGTGATGGCACCCTGAAGATCGAAATGAACTTCCTCCCCGATGTGTACGTGCCCTGTGAGGAGTGCGGTGGGGCGCGCTATAACCGCGACACCCTTCAGGTTCGCTACCGTGGCAAGACGATCGCGGACGTGTTGGACATGTCGATTGCCGAGGCTGCCGAGTTCTTTGAGGCGATCCAGTCGATTCACCGACACTTGAAAACCTTGGTGGACGTAGGTCTAGGTTACGTGCGCTTGGGGCAATCGGCGGTGACCCTGTCTGGAGGCGAAGCACAGCGGGTGAAGTTGGCCTCCGAACTACAGAAGCGTTCCACGGGTAAGACCGTCTACGTTCTCGACGAGCCGACAACGGGCCTGCACTTTGACGATGTGCGCAAGTTGCTGGCTGTCATACAGAGCTTGGCCGACAAGGGCAACACGGTCATCATCATCGAGCACAACCTAGACGTCATCAAGTCTTCCGACTGGATTTTGGATCTAGGGCCCGAAGGCGGTAATCGAGGCGGAACTCTGGTCGCTGCCGGAACCCCGGAAGACGTGGCGAAGGTCGAAGCAAGCCACACGGGCATGTATTTGAAGTCGCTGCTATAGCCGCACCGCTGGCATGCCCTCTGCGAGGCCACGGACGTGCCTGATACTTGGAAACACACGATGGGGGTGGGCCGAGACTTCCGTCTCGGCCCACCCCCATCGTTGCCAGCGTGCGTGCGTCTCACCTAAGTCTTTCCGCACCCACGATCGCATTGCTAGGACGCGGCTCCGCGAGCCTCGTCAAAGCGGCGAGAAACATCGCGCCAGTCGACAACATCCCACAGACGCTCCACGTAGTCCGGACGGACGTTGCGGTACTGGAGGTAGTAGGCGTGCTCCCAGGCGTCGAAAACCAAAAGCGGAGTGGCGTTCTGACCAACATTGCCGTGGTGGTCGTAAACCTGCTCCACCACCAGTCGCTGCGAGAGCGGCTCATAGGAGAGCACACCCCAGCCAGAGCCCTGCACACCAACGGTCGCAGCGGAAAGCTGCTTGGAGAACGCCTCGAAACTACCGAGGTGTTCATCGATGGCGGCGGCGAGCTCACCTTCGGGACGTCCCCCTCCATCGGGGGACAGGTTCTTCCAGAAGATCGAGTGCAGCACGTGGCCCGACAGGTTGAAAGCATAGGTCTTTTGCAGGCCTACCAGGCCCGAAAAATCGCCGTTCTCTCGCGCTTCGTCGATCTTCTCGAGAGTCGCGTTGGCGCCCTTGACGTACGTGGCGTGATGTTTGGAGTGGTGAAGTTCGAGGATCTCGCCAGTCATGGCAGTCCTCAGCGCATCGTAGTCGTATTCCAGGTCAGGCAGCGTGTATACCGACATGGTTCCTCCTCATTCCCAAGCGGGTTCGGTCTTGCCCTTCAGAAGGCTATCGCCACCATCTTCTCTCGACAAACATTGCCCGTCGCGTGGCGTCCGCCAAAGTCTCATGGTGGGCGCGCCTTACTGCGGTTTTGAGCTGGCAGTGTGAGAATCATTGGCGTGATTGCAGGATTGGCCCTCACCGCCGCACTATTGGCCAGCCCAGGTCTAAGGTGGACTGTGTTGATGGCGACGAATCGCGCCCCAAATGCGTATGCGCTCAC is a window encoding:
- a CDS encoding superoxide dismutase, with protein sequence MSVYTLPDLEYDYDALRTAMTGEILELHHSKHHATYVKGANATLEKIDEARENGDFSGLVGLQKTYAFNLSGHVLHSIFWKNLSPDGGGRPEGELAAAIDEHLGSFEAFSKQLSAATVGVQGSGWGVLSYEPLSQRLVVEQVYDHHGNVGQNATPLLVFDAWEHAYYLQYRNVRPDYVERLWDVVDWRDVSRRFDEARGAAS